One genomic region from Cellulomonas hominis encodes:
- a CDS encoding glycoside hydrolase family 15 has protein sequence MPAHRRTATAAVVLGALGAGLVAWGASGPRDAFIPLYSEGVAVSPDGSAAGVPVGSDVRLHAGTRVQDDPSTTTDDALADEQRAWLAAGDVPGADGPYADMVTDALLDLHTLLLDDGAAVAGWSGRWRYVWPRDASFVAVALARTGHGDDARDVLGFLADVQGPDGSFEARYLPDGSGVPDDRAPQTDGTGWVLWAAAEVVAAAAPADRPAVAEELRPLVERAAARAVDLTAGDGLPPASPDYWEVAEDELTLGTVAPLLAGLEAAPGLLDLLGDADAAEDARRAAARTRAAVEREFGDGTAYGRYADGSVADAASAFVLPPFQPEPLAGALDAWAASATAMARPAGGLAPGAGWKQDGISWTPQTSLYALVAAENGRADEARARLDWLDAHRTALGALPEKVLADGSPAAVAPLAWTAACVVLAVGALDG, from the coding sequence ATGCCCGCGCACCGCCGCACCGCCACCGCCGCCGTCGTGCTCGGCGCGCTGGGTGCCGGCCTGGTGGCGTGGGGCGCGTCCGGCCCCCGGGACGCGTTCATCCCCCTGTACTCGGAGGGCGTCGCGGTCTCCCCCGACGGCTCCGCGGCGGGCGTCCCCGTCGGCAGCGACGTGCGCCTGCACGCCGGCACCCGCGTGCAGGACGACCCGTCGACCACGACGGACGACGCCCTCGCCGACGAGCAGCGCGCCTGGCTCGCGGCCGGCGACGTCCCGGGCGCCGACGGGCCCTACGCGGACATGGTCACGGACGCGCTGCTGGACCTGCACACGCTGCTGCTGGACGACGGCGCGGCGGTGGCCGGCTGGTCGGGGCGCTGGCGGTACGTCTGGCCGCGGGACGCGTCCTTCGTCGCCGTGGCCCTCGCCCGCACGGGCCACGGCGACGACGCCCGGGACGTCCTCGGCTTCCTGGCGGACGTGCAGGGCCCCGACGGGTCGTTCGAGGCGCGCTACCTGCCCGACGGCTCCGGGGTGCCCGACGACCGGGCCCCGCAGACCGACGGCACCGGCTGGGTGCTCTGGGCGGCGGCCGAGGTGGTCGCGGCCGCGGCGCCCGCCGACCGCCCGGCCGTCGCCGAGGAGCTGCGCCCGCTGGTCGAGCGCGCCGCGGCGCGCGCGGTGGACCTCACGGCCGGCGACGGGCTGCCCCCGGCGTCGCCCGACTACTGGGAGGTCGCCGAGGACGAGCTGACGCTCGGCACGGTCGCCCCGCTGCTGGCCGGCCTCGAGGCGGCGCCCGGCCTGCTGGACCTGCTCGGCGACGCGGACGCAGCCGAGGACGCCCGCCGGGCGGCGGCGCGCACCCGCGCGGCGGTGGAGCGGGAGTTCGGGGACGGCACCGCGTACGGGCGCTACGCGGACGGCAGCGTCGCGGACGCGGCGAGCGCGTTCGTGCTGCCGCCGTTCCAGCCGGAGCCGCTCGCGGGCGCGCTCGACGCCTGGGCGGCGTCCGCGACGGCGATGGCGCGGCCGGCCGGCGGGCTGGCCCCGGGCGCCGGCTGGAAGCAGGACGGCATCTCCTGGACGCCGCAGACCTCGCTGTACGCGCTCGTGGCGGCCGAGAACGGCCGGGCGGACGAGGCGCGCGCCCGGCTGGACTGGCTCGACGCCCACCGGACGGCGCTCGGGGCGCTGCCCGAGAAGGTGCTCGCGGACGGCTCGCCCGCGGCTGTGGCGCCGCTGGCCTGGACGGCGGCGTGCGTGGTGCTCGCCGTCGGCGCGCTGGACGGCTGA
- a CDS encoding cold-shock protein: protein MPQGTVKWFNAEKGYGFITPADGGQDLFVHYSAIQTNGYRSLEEGQSVEFEVGQGTKGPQAEQVRPL from the coding sequence ATGCCGCAGGGAACCGTCAAGTGGTTCAACGCCGAGAAGGGCTACGGGTTCATCACCCCGGCCGACGGCGGTCAGGACCTGTTCGTCCACTACAGCGCCATCCAGACGAACGGCTACCGGAGCCTCGAGGAGGGGCAGTCCGTGGAGTTCGAGGTCGGCCAGGGCACCAAGGGCCCGCAGGCGGAGCAGGTCCGCCCGCTCTGA
- a CDS encoding LytR C-terminal domain-containing protein translates to MSKGYRYPEDEFDADPAQDAPIGVHRAPRTWWSRWWPFVAVLVLVPVVTVGAVLWYSSRGGTLPGEGSGEQPVASAPATSEAAETPEETPGETPAAPDDGEAPATEDTPEPTPDLAADVRVLNAANVSGLAAGAAEQLEDAGFTAVTTGNGTAGGSTASTVFYATPELAVTAQQVGTTLGITNVVESADVAGDGVVVLLLRDFAS, encoded by the coding sequence GTGAGCAAGGGCTACCGCTACCCGGAGGACGAGTTCGACGCCGACCCGGCGCAGGACGCACCGATCGGCGTGCACCGCGCACCCCGGACGTGGTGGAGCAGGTGGTGGCCGTTCGTCGCGGTCCTCGTGCTGGTCCCCGTGGTGACCGTCGGCGCGGTGCTCTGGTACTCGTCGCGCGGCGGCACGCTGCCCGGCGAGGGGTCCGGCGAGCAGCCGGTCGCCAGCGCCCCGGCGACCTCCGAGGCCGCCGAGACGCCCGAGGAGACGCCGGGCGAGACGCCCGCGGCACCGGACGACGGCGAGGCCCCCGCCACCGAGGACACCCCCGAGCCGACCCCGGACCTCGCCGCGGACGTCCGCGTGCTCAACGCCGCGAACGTCTCGGGCCTCGCGGCCGGCGCCGCGGAGCAGCTCGAGGACGCCGGGTTCACCGCGGTCACGACCGGCAACGGCACCGCGGGCGGCAGCACCGCGTCCACCGTCTTCTACGCGACCCCGGAGCTCGCGGTCACCGCGCAGCAGGTGGGGACGACGCTCGGCATCACGAACGTCGTGGAGTCGGCGGACGTCGCGGGCGACGGTGTCGTCGTGCTCCTCCTGCGCGACTTCGCGAGCTGA
- a CDS encoding DUF3263 domain-containing protein, giving the protein MDATAVDHGTARPALVAVEAPEGTDEALSERDRQVLGFERQWWKYAGAKEQAIRELFDMSATRYYQVLNALIDSPAALAHDPMLVKRLRRMRSTRQRARSARRLGADA; this is encoded by the coding sequence ATGGACGCGACGGCGGTCGACCACGGCACGGCCCGGCCCGCGCTCGTGGCCGTCGAGGCCCCCGAGGGCACCGACGAGGCGCTCTCCGAACGCGACCGGCAGGTCCTCGGCTTCGAGCGGCAGTGGTGGAAGTACGCCGGCGCCAAGGAGCAGGCGATCCGCGAGCTGTTCGACATGTCCGCCACCCGGTACTACCAGGTGCTCAACGCGCTCATCGACTCGCCGGCCGCGCTCGCGCACGACCCGATGCTCGTGAAGCGGCTGCGGCGCATGCGCTCCACGCGCCAGCGCGCCCGCTCCGCGCGCCGCCTGGGTGCCGACGCCTGA
- a CDS encoding uracil-DNA glycosylase, which produces MTAAPLSDLVAADWAAALAPVEPQVHAAGEFLRAEVAAGRTYLPAGEHVLRAFTRPLADVRVLIVGQDPYPTPGHAMGLSFSVQPDVRPVPRSLANIFTELQSDLGVPAPSTGDLSPWADRGVMLLNRVLTVRPGEPASHRRKGWEAVTDRAIEALVERGGPLVAVLWGREAQSLRPALGDVPAVESVHPSPLSASRGFFGSRPFSRVNALLAEQGAEPVDWTLP; this is translated from the coding sequence GTGACCGCCGCACCCCTGTCCGACCTGGTCGCCGCCGACTGGGCCGCCGCGCTCGCCCCGGTCGAGCCCCAGGTGCACGCCGCCGGGGAGTTCCTCCGCGCCGAGGTGGCCGCCGGCCGCACGTACCTGCCCGCGGGCGAGCACGTGCTGCGCGCGTTCACCCGCCCGCTCGCCGACGTGCGCGTGCTGATCGTCGGCCAGGACCCGTACCCGACGCCCGGGCACGCGATGGGGCTGTCGTTCTCCGTGCAGCCGGACGTCCGCCCGGTGCCGCGGTCGCTGGCGAACATCTTCACCGAGCTGCAGTCCGACCTGGGGGTGCCCGCGCCGTCCACCGGCGACCTGTCCCCCTGGGCGGACCGCGGCGTCATGCTGTTGAACCGCGTCCTCACCGTCCGGCCGGGCGAGCCCGCGTCGCACCGCCGCAAGGGCTGGGAGGCGGTCACCGACCGGGCGATCGAGGCGCTGGTCGAGCGCGGCGGCCCGCTGGTCGCGGTGCTGTGGGGCCGGGAAGCGCAGTCGCTGCGGCCGGCGCTCGGGGACGTCCCCGCGGTCGAGAGCGTGCACCCGAGCCCGCTGTCCGCGAGCCGCGGCTTCTTCGGCTCCCGGCCGTTCTCGCGGGTCAACGCGCTGCTCGCGGAGCAGGGGGCCGAGCCGGTGGACTGGACGCTGCCCTGA